In Lewinellaceae bacterium, a single window of DNA contains:
- a CDS encoding acyl-CoA dehydrogenase family protein: MTQSTFEKVKMSGEGKRPVAPSPVLKGGYFIAGDTPPQSLFISEELSEEHRMMGEMTTGFCIREIQEPFFRRGRELAVTNKTDKEEVLGLLKKAGALGLCGVSIPEQYGGIALDFKGNTLFSMVMANGFSFATTVGAQTSIGSLPIVYYGNEAQKKKYLPGIASAELIAAYALTEPGAGSDANSGKTSATLSPDGQHYILNGQKIWITNGGFADIFIVFAKIGEDEKLSAFIVERNFEGFSVGPEEKKMGIKGSSTVQIYFDNCKVPAENLLGKRQEGFRMALNILNGGRLKAGAGGISGAQLSLTKAVQYAAERQQFGQPISNFGAIQYKIGDIAMQAFANEAALFRTADNIDRKEAELIAAGLPENEAKVKAIREFAVEAAIIKVKGSELGCYATDEAIQIYGGMGYAQETGMEMGYRDVRITKIYEGTNEVNRLLSVGELAKRAMVSKEIDLAGAGKKIPAFLLRQLLPFRSKEGYAEEKRIVQGLKNAFLFLYGMAGKKLGKKMIDEQEIVMNLSTLLAEAYVCESVLLKVEKLEGMAHADKAKLEIQRQMMQLYLYEALARARKAALEATASFSTGSQKRTYTMVANALLKPYDVNPKEMRRAIAGFVIEKRGYCF, from the coding sequence ATGACACAGTCGACATTCGAAAAAGTAAAAATGAGCGGGGAGGGCAAGCGTCCCGTTGCGCCCAGCCCCGTGCTAAAGGGAGGCTATTTCATCGCCGGCGATACGCCGCCGCAGAGCCTGTTCATCAGCGAAGAACTGAGCGAAGAACACCGGATGATGGGCGAAATGACCACCGGATTTTGCATCCGGGAGATACAGGAGCCCTTTTTCCGGCGGGGGCGGGAGTTGGCCGTTACCAACAAAACGGATAAAGAAGAAGTGCTGGGGCTCCTGAAAAAAGCCGGAGCCCTCGGCCTCTGCGGGGTGAGCATACCCGAGCAATACGGTGGCATCGCCCTGGATTTTAAGGGCAACACCTTGTTTTCCATGGTGATGGCCAATGGGTTTTCTTTCGCCACTACTGTGGGAGCGCAGACTTCCATCGGCAGCCTGCCCATCGTTTATTACGGCAACGAGGCTCAGAAAAAGAAATACCTGCCGGGCATTGCTTCCGCCGAGCTGATCGCCGCTTACGCCCTCACAGAGCCGGGCGCAGGCTCGGACGCCAACTCCGGCAAAACTTCCGCCACCCTGAGCCCGGACGGGCAGCACTACATCCTGAACGGCCAGAAAATCTGGATCACCAATGGAGGATTTGCCGACATTTTCATCGTTTTTGCCAAGATCGGCGAGGATGAAAAACTCTCTGCCTTTATTGTAGAGCGCAATTTCGAAGGCTTCTCCGTAGGCCCCGAGGAAAAAAAGATGGGCATCAAGGGCTCTTCTACCGTGCAGATTTACTTCGACAACTGCAAAGTGCCGGCGGAAAACCTGCTGGGGAAACGCCAGGAAGGCTTCAGGATGGCGCTCAATATCCTCAACGGCGGGCGGCTAAAAGCCGGCGCCGGAGGGATCAGCGGCGCCCAGCTTTCGCTAACCAAAGCCGTGCAGTACGCGGCCGAGCGGCAGCAGTTTGGCCAGCCCATCTCCAACTTCGGCGCCATTCAGTACAAGATCGGCGATATTGCCATGCAGGCTTTCGCCAATGAGGCAGCGCTGTTCCGCACCGCAGACAACATCGACCGCAAAGAAGCCGAACTGATCGCCGCCGGGCTGCCCGAAAATGAAGCAAAGGTCAAAGCCATCCGCGAATTCGCAGTAGAAGCAGCCATCATTAAAGTAAAAGGCTCCGAGTTGGGGTGTTATGCCACCGATGAAGCCATACAAATTTACGGCGGCATGGGCTACGCCCAGGAAACCGGCATGGAAATGGGCTACCGCGACGTCCGCATCACCAAAATCTACGAGGGCACCAACGAGGTGAACCGCCTGCTCTCCGTCGGGGAGCTGGCCAAACGCGCCATGGTGTCGAAAGAGATCGACCTGGCGGGCGCCGGCAAAAAAATACCGGCCTTCCTGTTGCGGCAATTGCTCCCTTTTCGTTCGAAAGAAGGCTACGCCGAGGAGAAACGCATCGTTCAAGGGTTGAAAAATGCCTTCCTATTCCTGTACGGCATGGCCGGCAAAAAACTAGGGAAAAAGATGATCGACGAACAGGAGATCGTCATGAACCTGTCTACCCTACTTGCCGAAGCCTACGTGTGCGAAAGCGTGCTGCTGAAAGTGGAAAAACTGGAAGGCATGGCTCATGCCGACAAGGCTAAACTGGAGATACAACGCCAGATGATGCAACTTTACCTGTATGAAGCCCTGGCCAGGGCCCGCAAAGCTGCCCTCGAAGCGACTGCCAGCTTTTCGACGGGAAGCCAGAAGCGCACCTATACAATGGTGGCCAACGCCTTGCTCAAACCATACGATGTCAATCCCAAGGAAATGAGAAGGGCCATCGCTGGATTTGTCATCGAAAAAAGGGGATATTGTTTTTAA
- the rsmI gene encoding 16S rRNA (cytidine(1402)-2'-O)-methyltransferase, translated as MLYLIPTPIGNLEDVTLRALRILKEVDVILAEDTRTSKKLMDHYQIETPLRSYHAHNEHAVTEGLADQLEQGARMALISDAGMPGISDPGFLLARECVRRGVRVECLPGATAFVPALIASGLPCDKFFFEGFLPHKKGRQTRISYLAALPVTFILYESPHRLVKCLGQLADACGPQRLACVARELTKLHEEVRTDSLEALQEYYGAQAKVRGEIVIVVQGS; from the coding sequence ATGCTGTACCTCATCCCCACCCCGATCGGCAACCTGGAAGATGTAACGCTGCGCGCCCTTCGCATCCTGAAAGAGGTGGATGTCATTCTGGCGGAGGACACGCGCACGTCCAAAAAACTGATGGATCATTACCAGATCGAAACGCCCCTGCGTTCTTACCATGCCCACAACGAACACGCCGTTACCGAAGGCCTGGCCGATCAACTGGAACAGGGCGCCCGGATGGCCCTCATCAGCGATGCCGGCATGCCTGGCATCTCCGACCCCGGCTTTCTGCTGGCCCGCGAGTGCGTGCGCCGGGGCGTGCGCGTGGAATGCCTGCCCGGCGCCACGGCCTTCGTCCCCGCCCTCATTGCTTCAGGGCTGCCCTGCGATAAATTTTTCTTCGAAGGTTTCCTGCCCCACAAAAAGGGCCGGCAAACCCGGATTTCGTACCTGGCTGCCCTGCCGGTTACCTTTATTTTGTACGAATCGCCCCACCGCCTGGTGAAGTGCCTGGGCCAACTGGCCGATGCCTGCGGGCCGCAGCGTTTGGCCTGTGTAGCCCGGGAACTGACAAAACTGCACGAGGAGGTGCGCACCGATAGCCTCGAAGCTTTGCAGGAATACTATGGGGCCCAGGCAAAGGTGAGGGGGGAGATCGTTATTGTGGTACAGGGAAGCTAG
- a CDS encoding CDP-alcohol phosphatidyltransferase family protein translates to MKKNVPNAITLLNLFFGCCAVACLFYGQFVAAFWWVFAAVAADYADGMAARLLGVQSGLGKELDSLADMVSFGVVPGAVYYVLLARHFHPEGASGLVYEATPGFLVAVFSGLRLAKFNLDTRQATGFIGLPTPSSTIFTVGLMLIYAYDSFGLRPLVGHPVFLYGCALALSYLLVSEIPMFSLKFKSLAWKGNEIKFIFGAIALVLLFLTWEASFSIVILLYILFSVFQHLTKRSRSV, encoded by the coding sequence ATGAAGAAAAACGTTCCGAACGCGATTACTTTACTCAACCTGTTTTTCGGCTGCTGTGCAGTGGCGTGCCTGTTTTACGGCCAGTTTGTCGCAGCCTTTTGGTGGGTCTTTGCCGCTGTTGCGGCGGACTACGCCGACGGCATGGCGGCGCGCCTGCTGGGGGTGCAGTCCGGCCTGGGCAAAGAGCTGGATTCTCTGGCGGATATGGTTTCCTTTGGCGTGGTGCCGGGAGCGGTGTATTACGTGTTGCTGGCCCGCCATTTCCATCCGGAGGGAGCTTCCGGCCTGGTTTACGAGGCTACGCCTGGTTTCCTCGTCGCTGTTTTTTCCGGCCTGCGCCTGGCGAAGTTCAACCTGGATACCCGGCAGGCGACGGGCTTTATCGGCCTGCCGACGCCGTCGAGCACCATTTTTACGGTGGGCCTGATGCTGATTTATGCTTACGACTCCTTTGGCCTGAGGCCGCTGGTGGGCCATCCTGTATTTTTGTACGGCTGCGCGCTGGCGCTTTCCTACCTGCTCGTTTCGGAGATTCCCATGTTTAGCCTTAAATTCAAGTCTTTAGCGTGGAAAGGCAATGAGATAAAATTTATCTTTGGGGCAATAGCGCTGGTGTTGCTGTTTCTCACCTGGGAAGCGTCGTTCTCAATTGTTATCCTGCTCTATATTCTTTTTTCCGTATTTCAACATTTGACGAAAAGAAGCCGTTCTGTATGA